From Mya arenaria isolate MELC-2E11 chromosome 12, ASM2691426v1, the proteins below share one genomic window:
- the LOC128210251 gene encoding protein fem-1 homolog C-like produces MALCKIPDTGGIDYNLLSSIVHNCVQEDKLSKLRATLSKRTREQRRQIVNQKVNGNTPLFTACQQGKVHFVNYLLDDCGADIEIKGIYEVQEEQTRHEVTPLWCAAVANKLDIVQTLVRHGANLNTPSDTESTPIRSACFMTNIPVIKFLVEHGADIHKPNVNGGTCLINAVQSAHLCMFLINKGADVNAVDNSKNTALHYAIREGVVESVKVLLKRKANPSMKNDMGDDALQSAASRGNVEIIDIIASMVGMRLEDKINAYELAGACHLDEKNDMASALKLWRKAMEMRYSDKNSLVLKVLPSEKKKVYNFAKEPENMKELEALADPEEIYMQTLLIRERILGPNHKDAVFGLMYRGAVYADSHRYQRCADLWKYAYTLRYKQDEPLNHDCLFTVQALVKFFWEVQMEQDNNNTDEKIQFYDALDVIEILTDQILAAKDYVAKSATKSEDQNTLSEFQLLLQLYLHMIHLFTRLECNQEEKYKFMTFVHRMVQEDPHCGNGQTLLHLAVDPMISLTGDEFYSNFPSLDVIQVLVTCGARVNAQCEKGNTPLLDCAKRHFEVGTRFDDNEISIIQFLINVGSHVDIMNEEGLTANRFLAKSTELSHSSMKYLSLKCLASTEIMKQGIPFENEIPFSLVTFVKLHGKKC; encoded by the exons ATGGCGCTGTGCAAGATTCCTGACACAGGTGGCATAGACTACAATCTTCTCTCATCCATTGTACACAACTGTGTCCAG GAAGACAAGCTGAGTAAACTTCGAGCAACGTTATCTAAGCGGACACGGGAACAGCGCCGGCAAATTGTAAACCAGAAGGTGAATGGAAACACCCCGCTGTTTACTGCCTGTCAGCAAGGCAAGGTGCACTTTGTCAACTACCTGCTGGATGACTGTGGAGCTGATATTGAGATTAAAG GAATCTACGAGGTCCAGGAGGAGCAAACCCGGCATGAGGTTACGCCTCTGTGGTGTGCCGCAGTTGCAAATAAGCTGGACATCGTCCAAACCCTGGTACGCCATGGGGCCAACCTTAACACACCCTCGGATACCGAGTCCACGCCCATACGTTCGGCATGTTTCATGACGAACATACCCGTGATTAAGTTCCTTGTTGAACATGGAGCTGATATACACAAGCCGAATGTGAATGGTGGAACATGTCTGATCAATGCTGTCCAAAGTGCTCATTTATGTATGTTTCTGATTAACAAAGGTGCTGATGTTAATGCTGTAGATAATTCCAAGAACACCGCGCTTCATTATGCTATACGGGAGGGAGTTGTTGAGTCTGTGAAGGTGTTATTGAAGCGTAAAGCTAATCCCAGTATGAAAAATGATATGGGAGATGATGCTTTGCAGTCAGCGGCTTCGAGAGGGAATGTAGAAATTATAGACATTATTGCCAGCATGGTTGGTATGAGACTTGAGGACAAAATTAATGCTTATGAGTTAGCTGGTGCTTGTCACTtagatgaaaaaaatgacatggCTTCTGCATTGAAACTCTGGAGAAAAGCGATGGAAATGAGATACAGTGATAAAAATAGTCTGGTGTTAAAGGTCTTACCATCTGAGAAAAAGAAAGTGTACAATTTCGCCAAAGAGCCAGAAAATATGAAAGAGCTTGAAGCTCTGGCTGATCCTGAAGAAATATACATGCAGACATTGTTGATACGGGAGAGAATTCTTGGTCCCAATCACAAGGATGCGGTGTTTGGTTTGATGTATCGTGGGGCGGTGTATGCTGATTCCCACAGGTATCAGAGGTGTGCAGACTTGTGGAAATATGCTTACACCCTTAGATACAAGCAAGATGAACCTCTCAACCATGACTGTCTCTTCACTGTTCAGGCTCTTGTGAAATTTTTCTGGGAGGTTCAGATGGAGcaagacaacaacaacactgatGAAAAGATACAGTTTTACGATGCACTTGATGTGATAGAAATTTTAACAGACCAGATCCTCGCTGCTAAGGATTATGTTGCCAAAAGTGCCACAAAATCAGAGGATCAAAATACCTTGTCAGAGTTTCAGCTCCTTCTTCAGCTTTACCTTCACATGATTCACCTGTTTACTCGCCTTGAATGCAATCAAGAAGAAAAATACAAGTTTATGACATTTGTACACCGGATGGTTCAGGAGGACCCTCACTGTGGTAATGGACAGACGCTCCTACATCTCGCTGTCGACCCAATGATTTCCCTCACAGGAGATGAGTTTTACTCTAACTTTCCCTCCTTAGATGTTATCCAGGTCTTGGTAACATGTGGGGCAAGAGTTAATGCTCAGTGTGAAAAGGGAAATACTCCATTGCTTGATTGTGCTAAGCGCCATTTTGAAGTTGGCACAAGATTCGACGATAACGAAATCAGCATTATACAGTTCCTGATAAATGTCGGGTCTCACGTGGATATCATGAATGAGGAAGGCCTAACTGCTAACAGGTTTCTGGCCAAGTCAACAGAGTTAAGCCACAGCTCAATGAAATACTTATCCCTTAAATGTTTGGCCTCGACAGAGATAATGAAACAAGGCATACCGTTTGAGAATGAAATCCCATTTTCCCTTGTAACTTTTGTGAAATTACATGggaaaaaatgttga